Proteins from a single region of Equus quagga isolate Etosha38 chromosome 18, UCLA_HA_Equagga_1.0, whole genome shotgun sequence:
- the RABGGTB gene encoding geranylgeranyl transferase type-2 subunit beta isoform X1, protein MGTPQKDVIIKSDAPDTLLLEKHADYIASYGSKKDDYEYCMSEYLRMSGIYWGLTVMDLMGQLHRMNREEILTFIKSCQHECGGISASIGHDPHLLYTLSAVQILTLYDSINVIDVNKVVEYVQSLQKEDGSFAGDTWGEIDTRFSFCAVATLALLGKLDAINVEKAIEFVLSCMNFDGGFGCRPGSESHAGQIYCCTGFLAITSQLHQVNSDLLGWWLCERQLPSGGLNGRPEKLPDVCYSWWVLASLKIIGRLHWIDREKLRSFILACQDEETGGFADRPGDMVDPFHTLFGIAGLSLLGEEQIKPVSPVFCMPEEVLRRMNVQPELVS, encoded by the exons ATG ggTACACCGCAGAAGGATGTTATTATCAAGTCAGATGCACCTGACACCCTGTTATTGGAGAAGCATGCAGACTATATCGCATCGTATGGCTCAAAGAAAGACGATTAT GAATACTGTATGTCTGAGTATTTGAGAATGAGTGGCATCTATTGGGGTCTGACCGTAATGGATCTCATGGGACAACTACATCGCATGAACAGAGAAGAAATTCTGACGTTTATTAAGTCATGTCAACATGAGTGTGGTGGAATAAGTGCTAGTATCGGACATGATCCTCATCTTTTGTACACTCTTAGTGCTGTTCAG ATTCTTACTCTGTATGATAGTATTAACGTTATTGATGTAAATAAAGTTGTGGAATATGTTCAGAGTCTACAGAAAGAAGATGGTTCTTTTGCTGGAGATACTTGGG GAGAAATTGACACAAGATTCTCTTTTTGTGCGGTGGCAACTTTGGCTCTCTTG gGGAAACTGGATGCTATTAATGTGGAAAAGGCAATCGAGTTTGTTTTATCATGTATGAACTTTGATGGTGGATTTGGTTGCAGGCCAGGTTCTGAATCCCATGCTGGGCAG ATCTATTGTTGCACAGGATTCCTGGCTATTACCAGTCAGTTGCATCAAGTAAATTCTGATTTACTCGGTTGGTGGCTTTGTGAACGACAGTTACCGTCAGGTGGACTGAATGGAAGACCAGAAAAG TTACCGGATGTATGCTATTCATGGTGGGTCTTGGCTTCCCTAAAGATAATTGGAAGGCTTCATTGGATTGATAGAGAGAAACTGCGGAGTTTCATCTTAGCATgtcaagatgaagaaacaggaggATTTGCAGACAGGCCAGGAGATATG gtAGATCCTTTTCACACTTTgtttggaattgctggattgtcaCTTTTGGGAGAAGAACAGATTAAACCTGTTAGTCCTGTTTTCTGTATGCCTGAAGAAGTACTCCGGAGAATGAATGTTCAGCCTGAACTCGTGAGCTAG
- the RABGGTB gene encoding geranylgeranyl transferase type-2 subunit beta isoform X2 — MSEYLRMSGIYWGLTVMDLMGQLHRMNREEILTFIKSCQHECGGISASIGHDPHLLYTLSAVQILTLYDSINVIDVNKVVEYVQSLQKEDGSFAGDTWGEIDTRFSFCAVATLALLGKLDAINVEKAIEFVLSCMNFDGGFGCRPGSESHAGQIYCCTGFLAITSQLHQVNSDLLGWWLCERQLPSGGLNGRPEKLPDVCYSWWVLASLKIIGRLHWIDREKLRSFILACQDEETGGFADRPGDMVDPFHTLFGIAGLSLLGEEQIKPVSPVFCMPEEVLRRMNVQPELVS; from the exons ATGTCTGAGTATTTGAGAATGAGTGGCATCTATTGGGGTCTGACCGTAATGGATCTCATGGGACAACTACATCGCATGAACAGAGAAGAAATTCTGACGTTTATTAAGTCATGTCAACATGAGTGTGGTGGAATAAGTGCTAGTATCGGACATGATCCTCATCTTTTGTACACTCTTAGTGCTGTTCAG ATTCTTACTCTGTATGATAGTATTAACGTTATTGATGTAAATAAAGTTGTGGAATATGTTCAGAGTCTACAGAAAGAAGATGGTTCTTTTGCTGGAGATACTTGGG GAGAAATTGACACAAGATTCTCTTTTTGTGCGGTGGCAACTTTGGCTCTCTTG gGGAAACTGGATGCTATTAATGTGGAAAAGGCAATCGAGTTTGTTTTATCATGTATGAACTTTGATGGTGGATTTGGTTGCAGGCCAGGTTCTGAATCCCATGCTGGGCAG ATCTATTGTTGCACAGGATTCCTGGCTATTACCAGTCAGTTGCATCAAGTAAATTCTGATTTACTCGGTTGGTGGCTTTGTGAACGACAGTTACCGTCAGGTGGACTGAATGGAAGACCAGAAAAG TTACCGGATGTATGCTATTCATGGTGGGTCTTGGCTTCCCTAAAGATAATTGGAAGGCTTCATTGGATTGATAGAGAGAAACTGCGGAGTTTCATCTTAGCATgtcaagatgaagaaacaggaggATTTGCAGACAGGCCAGGAGATATG gtAGATCCTTTTCACACTTTgtttggaattgctggattgtcaCTTTTGGGAGAAGAACAGATTAAACCTGTTAGTCCTGTTTTCTGTATGCCTGAAGAAGTACTCCGGAGAATGAATGTTCAGCCTGAACTCGTGAGCTAG